One Phaseolus vulgaris cultivar G19833 chromosome 11, P. vulgaris v2.0, whole genome shotgun sequence genomic window carries:
- the LOC137832626 gene encoding endoglucanase 8-like — MGFRQRLRLVLMIRALVCTMLPLMSCVNVRGLQHNYGEALSKSILFFEGQRSGKLPPTQRMTWRKDSALQDLYLLPPHTTTTVFPFLPKVDLVGGYYDAGDNVKFNFPMAYSTTMLAWSVIEFGKFMGADLKHALDAIRWGSDYFLKATSIPGIVFAQVGDPYADHSCWQRPEDMDTPRTAYAVSRDHPASELSAEIAAALAASSIVFRKYHLAYASRLLRRAIMVFDFADKYRGSYNDSLGPWVCPFYCDFSGYQDELVWGAAWLLKATKRPYYLDYIDQNIHNLTNFAEFGWDSKDAGINVLLSKLLINNTSSDSKPFIFNAEKFVCAVLPESPSVSVKYSPGGLLFKPGGSNLQHTTAISFLFLVYAGYLKKTNTEIDCGGNVFASPTRLRQIARGQVDYILGSNPLNMSYMVGYGAKYPERIHHRASSLPSMDEYPPHVGCKEGSFYFESQNPNPNLLTGAVVGGPYLNDSYADHRADFVHSEPTTYINAPLVGVFAYFKSHSP, encoded by the exons ATGGGTTTCCGACAAAGGTTAAGGTTAGTGTTGATGATAAGAGCGTTGGTCTGCACCATGCTACCATTGATGAGTTGTGTGAATGTGAGGGGTTTGCAGCATAATTATGGAGAAGCGTTGTCAAAGAGCATATTATTCTTTGAAGGGCAGAGATCAGGGAAGCTGCCACCAACACAGAGAATGACTTGGAGGAAGGATTCTGCACTTCAAGATCTCTATCTTCTCCCTCCACACACTACTACTACTGTATTTCCTTTCCTTCCCAAA GTTGACTTGGTGGGGGGTTACTACGATGCTGGTGACAACGTGAAATTCAACTTTCCAATGGCGTATTCAACGACCATGCTGGCGTGGAGTGTTATAGAGTTCGGAAAATTCATGGGTGCAGATCTTAAACATGCGCTAGACGCTATTCGTTGGGGCAGTGACTATTTTCTGAAAGCCACAAGCATCCCTGGAATAGTGTTTGCACAAGTTGGTGACCCTTATGCTGATCATAGCTGCTGGCAGAGACCTGAAGACATGGACACTCCCAGAACAGCCTATGCTGTTAGCAGGGACCACCCTGCCTCTGAACTCTCTGCAGAGATTGCAGCAGCACTTGCAGCTTCTTCTATCGTCTTCAGGAAATATCATCTTGCTTATGCTTCAAGACTTCTCCGAAGGGCCAtcatg GTGTTCGACTTTGCTGATAAATATAGAGGATCATACAATGACAGCCTTGGACCGTGGGTATGCCCCTTCTATTGTGATTTTAGCGGCTACCAG GATGAATTGGTTTGGGGAGCAGCATGGTTGTTGAAGGCTACTAAGCGCCCTTATTACTTGGATTACATTGACCAAAATATTCATAATCTCACAAACTTTGCTGAATTTGGATGGGACTCAAAGGATGCTGGCATCAACGTGCTCCTTTCAAAG CTTCTAATTAATAATACCAGCTCAGATTCTAAGCCTTTCATCTTCAATGCGGAGAAGTTTGTCTGTGCTGTGCTGCCTGAATCACCATCAGTATCAGTCAAATACTCTCCAG GTGGGCTTCTATTCAAGCCTGGGGGGAGTAACCTACAGCATACAACAGCAATCTCATTCCTGTTTCTGGTTTATGCTGGCTATTTGAAGAAGACAAATACAGAGATTGACTGTGGTGGTAATGTTTTTGCTTCTCCAACCCGACTTAGACAAATAGCAAGAGGCCAG GTGGATTACATACTAGGAAGCAATCCACTGAATATGTCGTACATGGTAGGATATGGAGCAAAATATCCTGAAAGAATACATCATCGAGCGTCGTCATTGCCTTCGATGGATGAGTACCCTCCTCACGTTGGTTGCAAAGAAGGatcattttattttgaaagCCAAAATCCAAACCCCAACTTGCTCACGGGAGCTGTTGTGGGGGGACCTTATCTCAATGATTCATACGCAGATCATCGAGCAGATTTTGTACACTCTGAACCTACAACATACATCAATGCACCTCTTGTGGGTGTTTTCGCCTACTTCAAGTCACATTCACCCTAA
- the LOC137830747 gene encoding NAC domain-containing protein 7-like isoform X4 — MDTFTHVPPGFRFHPTDEELVDYYLRKKMASRRIDLDVIKDVDLYKIEPWDLQEICRIGTEEQNEWYFFSHKDKKYPTGTRTNRATAAGFWKATGRDKAIYSKHELIGMRKTLVFYKGRAPNGQKSDWIMHEYRLETDENGTPQEEGWVVCRVFKKRVTTMRKVSEQDSPGWYDDQVSFIQDMDSPNNTSQSNLVYQLPYPCKKELDLPYQVPRDHFLQLPLLETPKLLQSASAITPNPMPPYLLDHVNHSTSLLPSLLIQEEQATYGNNSNEPALDQVTDWRVLDKFVASQLSQDASKLNTYTNSTANIFHSTDNGNCNVQFRHLEKQEIVMPQENASTSNSSCPIALWK, encoded by the exons ATGGATACTTTCACTCATGTACCCCCCGGTTTTAGGTTCCATCCAACAGATGAAGAACTTGTTGATTACTACCTTCGGAAGAAAATGGCTTCAAGGAGGATTGACTTGGATGTCATAAAAGATGTTGACCTCTACAAAATAGAGCCATGGGATCTTCAAG agaTTTGCAGAATAGGAACGGAAGAGCAAAATGAATGGTACTTCTTTAGCCATAAAGATAAGAAGTATCCAACTGGAACTCGCACAAATAGAGCAACTGCAGCAGGGTTTTGGAAAGCAACTGGAAGAGACAAAGCAATCTATTCAAAGCATGAGTTGAtagggatgaggaaaaccttagtcTTTTACAAAGGTCGAGCTCCAAATGGACAAAAGTCAGATTGGATAATGCATGAATATCGCCTTGAAACAGATGAAAATGGCACTCCACAG GAAGAAGGATGGGTTGTGTGTAGAGTATTCAAGAAGAGAGTAACAACGATGCGTAAAGTGAGTGAACAGGATTCTCCTGGTTGGTACGATGATCAAGTATCTTTCATTCAAGACATGGACTCACCCAACAACACCTCTCAATCTAACTTGGTCTACCAGCTTCCCTATCCTTGcaagaaagagctagatttgcCCTATCAGGTCCCTCGCGACCACTTCCTCCAGCTTCCACTTCTAGAGACCCCAAAACTGCTTCAATCTGCTTCAGCCATAACTCCTAATCCCATGCCACCATATCTTCTAGATCATGTGAACCACTCCACTTCTCTGCTTCCCTCATTACTCATACAAGAAGAACAG GCAACTTATGGCAACAACTCCAATGAACCAGCACTGGATCAAGTAACTGATTGGAGAGTGCTTGACAAGTTTGTTGCTTCACAACTCAGTCAAGATGCATCCAAACTCAATACCTACACAAACTCCACAGCCAATATCTTTCACAGCACAGACAATGGCAATTGCAATGTACAGTTCAGACATTTGGAGAAACAAGAGATAGTGATGCCTCAAGAAAATGCCTCAACATCAAACTCCAGCTGCCCAATTGCATTGTGGAAATAG
- the LOC137830747 gene encoding NAC domain-containing protein 7-like isoform X1: protein MDTFTHVPPGFRFHPTDEELVDYYLRKKMASRRIDLDVIKDVDLYKIEPWDLQEICRIGTEEQNEWYFFSHKDKKYPTGTRTNRATAAGFWKATGRDKAIYSKHELIGMRKTLVFYKGRAPNGQKSDWIMHEYRLETDENGTPQAKGWVVCRVFKKRVTTMRKVSEQDSPGWYDDQVSFIQDMDSPNNTSQSNLVYQLPYPCKKELDLPYQVPRDHFLQLPLLETPKLLQSASAITPNPMPPYLLDHVNHSTSLLPSLLIQEEQQMNFQATYGNNSNEPALDQVTDWRVLDKFVASQLSQDASKLNTYTNSTANIFHSTDNGNCNVQFRHLEKQEIVMPQENASTSNSSCPIALWK, encoded by the exons ATGGATACTTTCACTCATGTACCCCCCGGTTTTAGGTTCCATCCAACAGATGAAGAACTTGTTGATTACTACCTTCGGAAGAAAATGGCTTCAAGGAGGATTGACTTGGATGTCATAAAAGATGTTGACCTCTACAAAATAGAGCCATGGGATCTTCAAG agaTTTGCAGAATAGGAACGGAAGAGCAAAATGAATGGTACTTCTTTAGCCATAAAGATAAGAAGTATCCAACTGGAACTCGCACAAATAGAGCAACTGCAGCAGGGTTTTGGAAAGCAACTGGAAGAGACAAAGCAATCTATTCAAAGCATGAGTTGAtagggatgaggaaaaccttagtcTTTTACAAAGGTCGAGCTCCAAATGGACAAAAGTCAGATTGGATAATGCATGAATATCGCCTTGAAACAGATGAAAATGGCACTCCACAGGCAA AAGGATGGGTTGTGTGTAGAGTATTCAAGAAGAGAGTAACAACGATGCGTAAAGTGAGTGAACAGGATTCTCCTGGTTGGTACGATGATCAAGTATCTTTCATTCAAGACATGGACTCACCCAACAACACCTCTCAATCTAACTTGGTCTACCAGCTTCCCTATCCTTGcaagaaagagctagatttgcCCTATCAGGTCCCTCGCGACCACTTCCTCCAGCTTCCACTTCTAGAGACCCCAAAACTGCTTCAATCTGCTTCAGCCATAACTCCTAATCCCATGCCACCATATCTTCTAGATCATGTGAACCACTCCACTTCTCTGCTTCCCTCATTACTCATACAAGAAGAACAG caAATGAACTTTCAGGCAACTTATGGCAACAACTCCAATGAACCAGCACTGGATCAAGTAACTGATTGGAGAGTGCTTGACAAGTTTGTTGCTTCACAACTCAGTCAAGATGCATCCAAACTCAATACCTACACAAACTCCACAGCCAATATCTTTCACAGCACAGACAATGGCAATTGCAATGTACAGTTCAGACATTTGGAGAAACAAGAGATAGTGATGCCTCAAGAAAATGCCTCAACATCAAACTCCAGCTGCCCAATTGCATTGTGGAAATAG
- the LOC137830747 gene encoding NAC domain-containing protein 7-like isoform X3: MDTFTHVPPGFRFHPTDEELVDYYLRKKMASRRIDLDVIKDVDLYKIEPWDLQEICRIGTEEQNEWYFFSHKDKKYPTGTRTNRATAAGFWKATGRDKAIYSKHELIGMRKTLVFYKGRAPNGQKSDWIMHEYRLETDENGTPQAKGWVVCRVFKKRVTTMRKVSEQDSPGWYDDQVSFIQDMDSPNNTSQSNLVYQLPYPCKKELDLPYQVPRDHFLQLPLLETPKLLQSASAITPNPMPPYLLDHVNHSTSLLPSLLIQEEQATYGNNSNEPALDQVTDWRVLDKFVASQLSQDASKLNTYTNSTANIFHSTDNGNCNVQFRHLEKQEIVMPQENASTSNSSCPIALWK, translated from the exons ATGGATACTTTCACTCATGTACCCCCCGGTTTTAGGTTCCATCCAACAGATGAAGAACTTGTTGATTACTACCTTCGGAAGAAAATGGCTTCAAGGAGGATTGACTTGGATGTCATAAAAGATGTTGACCTCTACAAAATAGAGCCATGGGATCTTCAAG agaTTTGCAGAATAGGAACGGAAGAGCAAAATGAATGGTACTTCTTTAGCCATAAAGATAAGAAGTATCCAACTGGAACTCGCACAAATAGAGCAACTGCAGCAGGGTTTTGGAAAGCAACTGGAAGAGACAAAGCAATCTATTCAAAGCATGAGTTGAtagggatgaggaaaaccttagtcTTTTACAAAGGTCGAGCTCCAAATGGACAAAAGTCAGATTGGATAATGCATGAATATCGCCTTGAAACAGATGAAAATGGCACTCCACAGGCAA AAGGATGGGTTGTGTGTAGAGTATTCAAGAAGAGAGTAACAACGATGCGTAAAGTGAGTGAACAGGATTCTCCTGGTTGGTACGATGATCAAGTATCTTTCATTCAAGACATGGACTCACCCAACAACACCTCTCAATCTAACTTGGTCTACCAGCTTCCCTATCCTTGcaagaaagagctagatttgcCCTATCAGGTCCCTCGCGACCACTTCCTCCAGCTTCCACTTCTAGAGACCCCAAAACTGCTTCAATCTGCTTCAGCCATAACTCCTAATCCCATGCCACCATATCTTCTAGATCATGTGAACCACTCCACTTCTCTGCTTCCCTCATTACTCATACAAGAAGAACAG GCAACTTATGGCAACAACTCCAATGAACCAGCACTGGATCAAGTAACTGATTGGAGAGTGCTTGACAAGTTTGTTGCTTCACAACTCAGTCAAGATGCATCCAAACTCAATACCTACACAAACTCCACAGCCAATATCTTTCACAGCACAGACAATGGCAATTGCAATGTACAGTTCAGACATTTGGAGAAACAAGAGATAGTGATGCCTCAAGAAAATGCCTCAACATCAAACTCCAGCTGCCCAATTGCATTGTGGAAATAG
- the LOC137830747 gene encoding NAC domain-containing protein 7-like isoform X2, with product MDTFTHVPPGFRFHPTDEELVDYYLRKKMASRRIDLDVIKDVDLYKIEPWDLQEICRIGTEEQNEWYFFSHKDKKYPTGTRTNRATAAGFWKATGRDKAIYSKHELIGMRKTLVFYKGRAPNGQKSDWIMHEYRLETDENGTPQEEGWVVCRVFKKRVTTMRKVSEQDSPGWYDDQVSFIQDMDSPNNTSQSNLVYQLPYPCKKELDLPYQVPRDHFLQLPLLETPKLLQSASAITPNPMPPYLLDHVNHSTSLLPSLLIQEEQQMNFQATYGNNSNEPALDQVTDWRVLDKFVASQLSQDASKLNTYTNSTANIFHSTDNGNCNVQFRHLEKQEIVMPQENASTSNSSCPIALWK from the exons ATGGATACTTTCACTCATGTACCCCCCGGTTTTAGGTTCCATCCAACAGATGAAGAACTTGTTGATTACTACCTTCGGAAGAAAATGGCTTCAAGGAGGATTGACTTGGATGTCATAAAAGATGTTGACCTCTACAAAATAGAGCCATGGGATCTTCAAG agaTTTGCAGAATAGGAACGGAAGAGCAAAATGAATGGTACTTCTTTAGCCATAAAGATAAGAAGTATCCAACTGGAACTCGCACAAATAGAGCAACTGCAGCAGGGTTTTGGAAAGCAACTGGAAGAGACAAAGCAATCTATTCAAAGCATGAGTTGAtagggatgaggaaaaccttagtcTTTTACAAAGGTCGAGCTCCAAATGGACAAAAGTCAGATTGGATAATGCATGAATATCGCCTTGAAACAGATGAAAATGGCACTCCACAG GAAGAAGGATGGGTTGTGTGTAGAGTATTCAAGAAGAGAGTAACAACGATGCGTAAAGTGAGTGAACAGGATTCTCCTGGTTGGTACGATGATCAAGTATCTTTCATTCAAGACATGGACTCACCCAACAACACCTCTCAATCTAACTTGGTCTACCAGCTTCCCTATCCTTGcaagaaagagctagatttgcCCTATCAGGTCCCTCGCGACCACTTCCTCCAGCTTCCACTTCTAGAGACCCCAAAACTGCTTCAATCTGCTTCAGCCATAACTCCTAATCCCATGCCACCATATCTTCTAGATCATGTGAACCACTCCACTTCTCTGCTTCCCTCATTACTCATACAAGAAGAACAG caAATGAACTTTCAGGCAACTTATGGCAACAACTCCAATGAACCAGCACTGGATCAAGTAACTGATTGGAGAGTGCTTGACAAGTTTGTTGCTTCACAACTCAGTCAAGATGCATCCAAACTCAATACCTACACAAACTCCACAGCCAATATCTTTCACAGCACAGACAATGGCAATTGCAATGTACAGTTCAGACATTTGGAGAAACAAGAGATAGTGATGCCTCAAGAAAATGCCTCAACATCAAACTCCAGCTGCCCAATTGCATTGTGGAAATAG
- the LOC137824071 gene encoding endoglucanase 8-like, which produces MSKASWVVRITVMVMMMMIIAVKSENSINYEEALGKSILFFEGQRSGKLPPSQRIKWRKDSALSDGSDIRIDMVGGYYDAGDNVKFNFPMAFTTTMLAWSVVEFGGLMGSEQKNALDAIRWGTDYFLKSTKFPNIVVAQVGNPNADHDCWERPEDMDTPRTSYFLTPKKPGSELAGEIAAALAASSMAFRTTDASYSKILLSRAIQVFDFGNKFRGSYNTSVGEGACPFYCDFNGYMDELIWGASWLYKATKTANYWDFVKSNIQTLDAGLFDFGWDGKHAGINVLVSQWAMGDSATAHLFIPNADKLMCSFLPNSPTKSVSYSKGGLLFKPGGSNLQHATSMSFLLIVYARYMNAVKKTIPCGQQVVNPNTLINIAKHQADYILGKNPMGMSYMVGFGSKFPKKIHHRGSVIPSLDTHPQHVGCRDGDKFFKSDEPNPNVLTGAVVGGPAFDDSFQDSRSIITQSEPTTYINAPFVGVLAYLNKPTIT; this is translated from the exons ATGTCGAAAGCATCGTGGGTAGTAAGAATTACAGttatggtgatgatgatgatgattattGCAGTGAAAAGTGAAAATTCAATAAACTATGAAGAAGCATTAGGAAAAAGCATTTTGTTCTTCGAAGGTCAGAGGTCTGGCAAGTTGCCACCTTCCCAGCGCATCAAATGGCGGAAAGATTCAGCACTTTCTGATGGCTCGGATATTCGT ATAGACATGGTGGGTGGATACTATGATGCTGGCGACAACGTAAAATTCAATTTTCCAATGGCATTCACAACGACTATGCTAGCATGGAGTGTGGTAGAATTTGGAGGTCTGATGGGTTCGGAGCAAAAAAATGCGTTAGACGCAATCAGGTGGGGAACAGACTATTTCCTTAAATCCACAAAGTTTCCTAATATTGTTGTGGCACAAGTTGGAAATCCAAATGCCGACCATGACTGTTGGGAGAGACCAGAAGACATGGACACTCCTCGAACCTCGTACTTTCTCACTCCTAAGAAGCCAGGTTCGGAACTCGCTGGTGAGATTGCAGCAGCACTTGCAGCATCTTCCATGGCATTTAGGACAACCGATGCTTCCTATTCCAAAATTCTTCTTAGTAGAGCTATCCAg GTGTTTGACTTTGGAAACAAATTTCGTGGATCTTATAATACGAGCGTAGGTGAGGGAGCATGCCCCTTCTACTGTGATTTTAACGGCTACATG GATGAGTTGATTTGGGGAGCATCATGGTTGTATAAAGCCACAAAAACAGCCAATTATTGGGATTTTGTAAAATCAAACATTCAAACATTGGACGCTGGTCTTTTCGATTTTGGATGGGATGGAAAACATGCTGGCATAAATGTGCTTGTTTCTCAG TGGGCGATGGGTGATTCAGCCACTGCACACCTTTTCATCCCTAATGCAGATAAACTTATGTGTTCTTTTCTGCCGAATTCACCTACCAAATCAGTCTCCTACTCTAAAG GTGGTCTTCTATTCAAACCTGGAGGAAGTAATCTACAACATGcaacatctatgtcatttctCTTAATTGTTTATGCACGGTACATGAATGCTGTGAAGAAAACAATACCTTGTGGTCAACAAGTTGTGAATCCAAATACCCTGATAAATATTGCAAAACATCAG GCTGATTACATTCTGGGGAAAAATCCAATGGGAATGTCATACATGGTGGGGTTTGGAAGCAAGTTTCCTAAGAAGATACACCATCGTGGTTCAGTGATACCATCTTTGGATACACACCCACAACACGTTGGGTGTAGAGATGGAGATAAATTCTTCAAATCAGATGAACCCAATCCCAACGTTCTCACAGGTGCTGTTGTTGGAGGACCAGCATTCGATGATTCCTTTCAGGATTCCCGTTCCATTATCACCCAATCAGAACCAACCACTTACATCAACGCTCCTTTTGTTGGTGTTTTGGCTTACCTCAACAAACCCACTATTACTTGA